In the genome of Pontibacter actiniarum, the window GGGCAAGAAGTTCTAAAATACCATTTAGGCAAAATATATTTTGTAAGGCTGTGGGTTATAACGCTCACAGCCTTATTTTTGTAAGCAGACCTTACCCAATACCTATGATACAGCGCATCCCTAAAATATTCAGAAATTTCTATTTTATTACTTCCTTTCTGTTTGTCGCGTGGATGCTTTTTTTTGACTCCAACGACTTTGTTACCCAGTTCCAGATGCGCAGGCAGCTAAGTGAGCTGGAGGACACGAAGGAACACTACCTCGAGAAGATGGCTGAGGTAGAGAAAGACCGAAAGGAGCTGATGGGAAACCCGGAGCTGTTGGAGAAGTTTGCCCGTGAAAAGTACCTGATGAAGCGCCCGCATGAGGATGTGTTCATCATTGTGCCGAAGGAAGAGTAGGTGCGAAGGGCTGTAGCTAAAAGTGTAGAGCCACAGCCACCACAAAGGTAACCAGCCCTACAGAGGCCCTTGCTGGCGCAAGCGTCCGCTTGTGCCCCCAAAGCAGTGGGGTGCTAACGGCATATTTTATACTTCAAGTATAAGCTGAGCCTAACCTCCCCGCCTCAAAATAAATCCCTCCCCAAATAATTTGTAACTTTGTGCTACAGCACTGCTGCTGATTGGCGGCGGGCTCACGAAAATACAGATACAATGG includes:
- a CDS encoding FtsB family cell division protein, yielding MIQRIPKIFRNFYFITSFLFVAWMLFFDSNDFVTQFQMRRQLSELEDTKEHYLEKMAEVEKDRKELMGNPELLEKFAREKYLMKRPHEDVFIIVPKEE